The genomic DNA atatatcagagACATAATTTAGTTTATGCATAAAATCAcaacagatttagaaagctccatGTCTCCTGAACACccccaataccaaatatgtagttttatggagatttctcacttttaTAGGTCAAaactccaagcagtacactagcaaatttccaaagcaccactgcacaaaactgcatacttctgattttaaGGCCAaatattccactaacagtaggtttaccctaaaaaacaaacattttagaaCGCATTGATGTGGATAGGGAGGAATTATTAGGAAGGGTAAAATGTCATGACCTCTAAACTCCTAGATTAACTTCTTAATATTGTAAGTCTAGTCTCCaaaatgtacaaggtactgttgcaatattttaaaacacattcccAGCCCTTTTGTACAGACTGGCAGAATGATGTAGGTATAGTATTtccagaaaactttaaaaaatttaaaagagcggtttacctttaagtaaaacgtttagtatgttatagaatagccaattttaatcaacttttcaatttggcttcattgtttatttttatagcttttgagttatttgccttcttcttctaacactttcagctttcaaatgggggtcactgacctcatctaaaaacaaatgctctataaggctacaaatgtatttttattgctacttttcattactcttcTTTtttgcctattcatattccagtctcttattcagaacaatgcatggttactagggaaatttggaccctagcaaccaaattgctgaaactggaaactGCAGTGCTGCTGAATCAagagataaataactcaaaaaccgcaaataataaaaaatgaaaaccaaatgtgaattgtctcagaatatccatctctataccatactaaaagttaactcaaaaatgaacattttaactgAATTCACAAGTGTTCCAGAGCTGACAAAAGAAATGAGCTACAAACTGGGCACTAGATGGCACTACACTTCAGCTAAACTACATAACGTACCCAGATAGCTGTGAAATTTGCTGGAGATGTGGAACAGAAAAGCGGACATACTACACATTTACACATGTGCTGCTCTTCTTCTCAACTTAAATCATACTGGAACAACATACTTACAGAAATAACGcagatttcaataaaaaacactGATACAATAACACgatactagaaaaaaaacagtcaGCACATTAAATCACACAGTGATTTAATTTACCTTGCGTCTCCTACATGCAGCGAAAAACATTGATCCCTAGACGGTGTCTCAGACCCCAACACATTCCCAATAGATTGCCCTGGGAGAGGAAATAAGAAAATGAgaataaataacacatttcataCACGATAAAAGTCAGGCTTATTGGAAAACATGGGAAGCATGTCTGACCTTCATTAAAAACTGGGCGAATAACAAAATTCAACAAACTCGCGGCACCAGCAATACATGTGTGAGctgaaatctgaaatagaatatTTAACTCTTCCTTGCTCAATACATGCGGCAATGTATGTACTAACAAAACCATCAGCTTGAAAATACAGCTACCCATCTCAAATTTACCTCAAActgtaatgctttttttttgcaatctcTTAATCCTGATGAAAGAGACAGGATGAATTGAGTGATTTGCAGCTCCATGGATATGTAACTTCTCTTGCTTATAGCCTTGCCATTTCCTCAGcacataaatctgccacttatctGTTGCTTTATCATAACAGCTCTATTCTCTATACAAAGCCTATTATATGCCAGACTGCTATGTTACTCTGTCAGCCCTTCCTTTAActgcactttttattttaacttcaatactatagtaaataaataaaataattacatatttgtACATTTACAGACATTTCCTTGTTCCCTGCGACTTATTTCCACTTCTGCCCTGGGCCGTCCCCAAACTCAGCCCTCTCCACATGACAGGAAAATGTGGTTTGGCTGAGCTGCCATGGGGAGGGGCATTTATACTGAGTGAATATAGCAAGTAGGATGAAAGAACCCTCACACCTGACAAAGAAGGAGAGATGGAGGAGGACACGTGGAGGGGAGGGAGGATGTGGCTGGGTGAATAGGGGAGGGCTGAGTTGGGGAAGGCACAGGGCAGAGAGTGGAAATAGGGGAGGGAGCAGGGGAATCTCTGTGTCTGATTGAATATTAACACTGGGGAGGTGGGGAGTTTTGACAGAGGGAGGAGCACCTTATTGGgctaaatatactttaataagaGCAATATATATTGGTGCATCCAGACAAAAGCCTTCTGTCAATCACACTGAGAATAGGAGCACTGTAAATCAAATATACTTGAGTCTGGTTCCAGGCAGGGAAAAATCAGGGATTATATGCAAATCCTAAGTAAATTCAAAGTACAATCGTCGAAATCCTACTCACTGCCTTGGTGAAGTCCTTGTCAGTAGCTCTGCCCCAACTCTATATCATCTCTCTGGAGCAAATACATCATTTAAACACACACGTCTAACTGTACCTCTTCCTTTAGTGGCATGTAAAGGAAGGGCGGTAGCGCTATATGTCAGATCTTATTTTGTTCAGTAACCACATCTAATCTTTTTGTCAGTAATATTATCCCTTCTTTGTATTGATGGACATCCAGGCCTCCACTGTAAATAACAAACAATGACATCTTACTGAagcagatacagtcatatgaaaaagtttggaaacccctcttaattcttttagTTTTGTTTGTCATTGGCTAAGCTTTCAATGTAGCAACATCCTTTTAATATATGAGTGTGTAGATTCTGCattgtggtatttttgaccattcgtccattcaAAATCTCTCCACTTAAAATTATGGCTGCTGAGCatagacagcctgcttcaaatcgtCCCATAGATCTTCAATTATATTCAAGTCGgaggactgtgacagccattccagaatattgtacttctccctctgcataaatgcatttgtagattccaagtgtgttaagggtcattgtctagtggaatatccaacccctgcgtaacttcaacattgtgactgatgcttgaacattatcctgaagaatttgttgatattgggttgaattcatctgacggctctactttaacaagggccccagtctctGAACTAAGCCACCACTGCCCCACAGCATTatggacctccaccaaatttgatagTAGGTAGCAGGTTTTTTCTTGAAAtgcgtgttcttcttccgcctgcaaagcgctttttgtatCTTATCATATATCAAATCTCTATATGTTTGTCTCATACCCAAAGCACTTTTTCCAAATGACTgtgcttgtctaaatgagcttttaataCCAACCATTGACTCTCTTCGTGAGTTACAGAAAGGCTTCTTTCTCAGCACCCTGgaatacagatgttctttgtgcaaatttgtGGCTGAATTgtttagaatgatgtacagatacagcCGTCTGTAGCAGATGTTGCTTGCAGGTCTTTGAAGGTGATCCTGGGttatctgtaaccattctcacaagtCTGACATGTCTGACGAAAGGGCACGTCCCCAAACTACGTGCAATAAACCGcagctttgcccgcatgcatgtgagctctgagtgccggttttcttctttATAATAAGCTAACATTGGGGTACACTTTGTTGGTGTAAACTATAGTAAAGATCTCAATAGTTCTGTTCTATTATATTGCAGAAATAATTATTAATGAGGACAGTATAGCAAGATTCAGCTGAATGCTTAAACATCTATACGTCTGATGAATGTGAGTAGATGcgaagtctatatatatattatgttgcaTTCTCATTTTCTCTTTGTATACGCTCATGGTAAAGCTAAGAAACCCCACATTGAAAATACACAACGACAACTATCTACTAATTCTGTCTACTGACCTGCTGACCTCTTTCAGTGAGGACTTAAGCCGTCACCTGCGAACCATGTTGGATGATCCCTGATGCTGGAGCAAGACGTGTAAGAAGTCAATTACCCATGCATAGGTCTATGAGCTGGACCAGCCACTGACCATATTGTAGCTCAGAGGTTGAGGTCATTTGTAGTGATTTCTGTCAATAGAAAAAGTTAGATTTTTCTGGCTAATAATGCtccacatgatttttttttttttggtagcctTTTGTGCTTCAATTGCTCTTGAATTGTTTCACTGTTTAACTTGTCCTTTCTTActcattttttgcatttaaaaagtgtTCATCTGTAACTGGATTGTTGGCAGTTTTAAATGTAAATCAACTGGTAAAACTAAgcaaaaaatttgactatttgttcAAATATGCTTTTCTTCATTATACTGGTAGGTTCTTAGGCAAGGGACGTACTTAATAATAAAGGATATCTCCTGcctatagtatatattatatatatagttttcacaGACAAATACTTCGCTGCACTCAACCCAACCCATATcaaatattaaggacattgaaacatttttggaTGTGaacttaataaaagttgcaaagagcaaaaacaattagcacaaatgtaatactcttccttaaacgaTATTTACAGCGTTGGCCACTTTAGAATTTGCTTGATTGTGTTCGTAATCTTTATCAAATAGGGTGGCTTTAAAGGGAGGTACCACTGGTGGGACTATGGTGGGTGGCAGGGAAATACAGGTGGTATTGCATTGTGACAGAAGGAGAAGCTTTGTTGGTGAGGCTGTGATCAATGGAGGAGAAGGCACTTCTGATGGAATTGGGGTACTCTTACTTGGTGGAGCTGTCAGTTGGTACCTTTTCTGAACACCAGCCTGCAAAATCCAAACAAAATAATTTCGAACTTAAtccacatattttttaatttagcaaGTGCTATTCCTACAGAAACCCTTTAACaggttaagcaaaataaaaatattgaccgAGCATGgttgctacctttcccaaaattCTGTGATTTTGATGAAAGTTGCAAATCACGGTTTCCCATGTATTTTTAAGCCACATGCACATTCGTGATTTCTGACTTTTGGGGGAAATCTATGGTGGTGTTCTTCCAAAATGATAGAGATACACATCCTATTGGTTTCTCTGGCAACTCCacaggaaataatattttttgattATTGGCTCTACTGCTTTAAAAATCTCTACTGCTTTAATGGATCATCCCAATATTTCTATAGAATCCCCTTCTCCTTGCATATGCCTGCTACCCATAACCATCTTTAtaagtgcccctgcacccataactcAAGGAAATCTAATGACAGGCATTTCTTGTTCTGATTTGTTCTTCATGGCTTTTCCTTACCCATCATCCCCTTTGGATTTAAAATGCTGCATATTCAAAGTCCTGAAAGGCTTCATCGATCTGGCTTGCCATTTCAGCAGGGGGTCCTTTGGGCTGGGTCAGATTCACTGACAGGTTGGTATATTCGTCAAAATACCCCACATCCTCTGGTCCGTTTAGGCTGGGTATGAACGGAGCTACTGCTGTCCTCTCGATGATGTCATCCCAGACAATGCCCTGCAAAATAGAAACCGTAACAAATGCTCGTTATCAGAGGTTTTTCAGAAAGTGGGAACTTACGGCCATGATTAAAAGCTGAGGATATAAAAAGGACTGTATCTCTCAGATAATATTCAAAGGTATAGCCCAGCAGATCCTTGAATTATTTGGACAATTTGAACAGGGGACTTACATTAAAGAATGGATGCTCTGCTACATCAGCAGCATTCCCTGGGGTAGAACCCAGCCTCTCCTCAGGATTCTTCTTCAGCAGCTACAAGAACAGAAAATAGCAGTTACACCTACAGAATATTTGGGGAAACTCAAGAGAATTAGAAAGTGGTCAGTGATTGTAATAAAGTGAAAGGTCAGCGCTTACCTCTGATATGAAGCTCAAGGCTTCAGGGTCCAGGGTTGAGGGGTAGTGTGGTTCATCCTCAACAATGCAGTCGTATAGAAAGTCCCTGTCGTATCCAGTGAAGGGTTTCTGAAATGTTTCATGAGTGTTTATTAGAAGtcctgataaatatatatttctggaaatATTTAGTTACTTCCCCCTGTAACTGGCCAGTGGCAATTTCTGCTTACCGTCCCGAGGAGCATCTCATAAACGATGACGCCAAGAGCCCACCAGTCGACTGCTCTTGTGTACGCCTCCTCCATCACGACTTCCGGTGCCATATAAGCCGGACTACCAACCATGGTGTTGGTGCGGTCTCCATATCCGAtgccttgattaaaaaaaaataattgttagtgAGTTTTATGAAGACATTTATGCCAGTGAATGCCCTACATGAGTCCTCTTTGCCCTGTGTAATAATACAAGGTGTCCTTACCAGTTTTGCCCATCCCAAAATCGGCGATCTTGATGTAGCCGTCTTGATCCACAAGGAGATTCCCAGGCTTTAAAtctctgttttgaaaaaaaagcagatattaGGACACATTAAAACTGCTGTGAAATAGCTGAGCCATAAACCAAGCAGAAAGGGTTCTGACTTCTATTTCCTTCCCTTATTTTTCCAAGTAGTTACTTTCAACCTGTAACTGCTACTAAATTGCAACAGCTACAAACCCCCAGTTGTATTCACTACTAAAGGTAGCTACCCCTTTATTAATTCTTACCTGTGTATGACATCCTTGGTGTGTATTCCTTCTAGACCAAGGGTAATACATGCAGCATAGAACCTGCAAGGTTAAGGAAATTTATTAGGTCATTATATGGTGCATTCATATAGGAATCTTAATATTTAGTGCAGCATAAACCCAAATATCCACCTACTTACTTGGCTCTCTCTAGGTCAAAGTGCTTGTTCCTCATCAGGTGTgttaaactgcctcctgccacaaACTCCATGATGAAAAAACAGCTGGTTCTTCGTGCTGAAGGTGGCGTATAAATCCACTATAAAACTGTGTGGATTTACTAACTGCCCAATCTGTTTTTCTGCTAAAATGCCTGAAAGATAGAAAAAGTAAATGAGTCGGCATAGAGTAAAATATAATGGGAACAAAAGCAACTGGGTGAAAGGAAGGGAAGTgaagaaaatgatataaaatagaaAAGATTGTGAGACAGAAAGTGACTGCTACATAAAGGCAAAATGGGAGGCCTATCAGATTATGGGATCATTTTCCATGAACTCACTGTTCATATTCCATCGGTGGAGTCGATGTTGTCCCTTCTTGAGCCACTTTAATGGCACAGTAGATGCTTGCCGGAAGATACTCTACCAGTATAACCTGGAATAACAAAGTGAGTTTAGTGTCATTGTTACCCTGTATGTGCTGCTAAATAGCCAAGTCCTAATTAGAGACTAAATCAATTACCTTGCCGAAGCTTCCCCTGCCTAGAACCTTAATCCGGCGAAAGTCCTTTGCCGTAAAACTGGTGAACTGCAGCCTCTCTGAAAGGGAATGAACAGGAATGTGTTGTTTATGCAATGTGAAATACAATGatagatatataattatatcttgTATTGAGGATTTCTCTTACTGTGTGCTTTCAGCCTCTTCTAATGTTATTTCTTCTTGCCTGAGAATCCTCTGGAAATGGAGCTGTAATCCCCCCGGATGAGGGCCCTGTGATCTTTCTTCTTCATTCTCTGCTTCTTCATGTCTGGAACTTCACTGTTGGGATCAGGTAATTGAGGTaaaatatcattataataaaagtGTAATGTTTTATAGAAGAAAGCAGGCTAAACTGCGGCCTGCGTGTAAACTGTGATCTCAACCTTTCTTCCTCGTTCTCAGGCTGTTCTTGCACTGGAATGTTCTTCAACAACTGCTTCTTTGCCTCTTCCTCTGCCTCCTCATTGATGTCGTTTGCAGGTAAGTCACTGTATGTATAATACAAGTTGTGTTCATTCCAATTCATTCTTCCCTTAGCGAATGATTAGCTGCAATCTACCCTATTGGTTCCCTTAGGCAGATACACCCTCCATAATCATCAATACTACCCCCATCCATAATTCTTAGCTGGCACTGTTGCTACTGATTATTTATTGTGGAACATCCTAGCCAAATGCAGGTGCATCTTACCCACCTGCCCTCTTTTGTTGCCAATAATTTAATCTTCTggtattttacattcattagaATAATAATCCAGTTGTTAGATAGATTTTATCTAAATGGATGAAAGTATGGGTAGGGGATTTAATCTGACCTCTAATAAACTCCAAAAAGCCTTACCTGTCAGATGGCTCTTCGGGCGGCTGTTCTGTCTCTGGAACAGGTTCCTCAGATGATTCGTGATGTTGATGCTGCAAACAAGGAACAATTGGGCAATTAATGAATGTGGCATTACATGGATATGATAATTGGTAATGTTTGTGTCCAAGAAATCAATGGCATCAGTGTAATATACTCACTTGGGAGTATCACTGGGCAGGTTCTGAAATGACCTGAACCTCAGGCGGCAGTGATCTCTCTTGCTTGGATGTTTACCCCGGTGTCACTGGTATTCTCCGGTACTGCATCTGAAAACATAGCAAATATAAGGATTTTCAAATACAAAACCATTCTTGAACCTAAGGCCTGTTTGTTGATTTGTCAAGAtgatttaaatgattattttaaaatatttctttcaaaAGCTATAAACGTCATCTATAGTCTTGTGGGGCTCAGTGTAATGTCCATGAAGAAGGTAGTGGGTGCGATGCTATGATGACTCTCATGCCTCCCCATATAATGTCAACAGGAAAAGCAAGAGACTGTTATATCTCACCTGGAGCATTCTCTGCTTCCCTCTGAGCTATATCCTCATTGAGCTTGAGGAGAGCGGAGTAAAGGGCTTTCACCTTCTTCTCACTGCTCGTCCTCAGCTCTTCACCTGGGCTTTGGTCTGTCTGTCCTTGGTGACACCGGTACAAGCTTTTCTGCCCCTGCTGCTATCCTCATCTCCTTCTGGATGTCTCTCAGCAGCTCCTGCTTCATACCTAAAAGGGAAATACTTACCCTCGGCACACAAGCATCAAAGACTGATTGATGTCACAGTCTATAGagaatggggggaaaaaaatgtttaagtgcGATACATGCTCCTACACTATAGTGAATATTgaacaattaaatatatttttgaataacaTCAGAAAAATATAACAGCTGTTTGTCATACAGGTTTACGAAATATTTATTGTAAGCTTAGGAATTTCTCTTTTGTAGTGATAATTCCCCTTTATATGTGCTGGCAAGGCCTCTAGTAATCAGTCATGAACAACAACTTTACATTTCCGTCTGCCTTACCTCAGTATGCCGGCGTCGATGCAAGATTTTGCACAGTTTGGGCGCCCATCTTGATGCTCCTGTatcaggaaaaaaaggttggTATAAGTCACTTCTTTAGTGGAGATAACGAATACAactgtagctgctggtaaatgaCAAGCTCTGTAACTTCGCCACTACACTATAACAATGACCGCAGAAGTGATGACTTAAAAATCATCACTAAATGTTTTAGTTGGTTATAAATGCACTTACTCTATGCAGCTTTATTGTTAATGGTGTATGATGTTTGAATGATTAGCATTGCTATTCTGATGATGTTTTCTATAATGGAAATACTCTAATAGAAACGCTAATCATTCAACACAAAAACAAGTGTGGGTTTATTATTCCTGGTGTTCCTATTTCTTTCAGTCTTTCTTTTATCTACTTTTCATCTTCCAATTTAATTTCAAAACTgctgtctggttgttagggtaattcaGCATAGCAACTAGAACGCAGCTGCCATTCCAAGTCTGTGAGTGAATAGAGAacatatgaaaacaaaaaataaacaccccTAGCATATTGTACCGACATGCCCCTCTGCAGGTAAGTACAAATCACCCTGTCACCTCACTCATCAGAACTTGTgcaaaaatctcaaaatattgTGA from Xenopus laevis strain J_2021 chromosome 5S, Xenopus_laevis_v10.1, whole genome shotgun sequence includes the following:
- the LOC121394184 gene encoding serine/threonine-protein kinase N2-like, which encodes MVGSPAYMAPEVVMEEAYTRAVDWWALGVIVYEMLLGTKPFTGYDRDFLYDCIVEDEPHYPSTLDPEALSFISEVSADLSLYYNH